Proteins from one Rosa chinensis cultivar Old Blush chromosome 7, RchiOBHm-V2, whole genome shotgun sequence genomic window:
- the LOC112177684 gene encoding uncharacterized protein LOC112177684: MDTFATFSHKDYRVVGRFSKEDEPGQSPIYFSLAGSLTPVTMLPRPDPRMAAVLRAFEALGNAPEQTPEEPERYRVTQCLEQFTKLKPPQFNGIGEACEAENWLRQILKILDILRTPEQYRVSLVVHQLVGEADNWWDTVCSLRTIADLTWAEFEKLFLERFFPPVLKAQKISEFFALTQGNKTTHEYVVAFTRLLKYVPTIANDDQMKKQRFMAGHRDSI; the protein is encoded by the exons atggacactttcgctacttttAGCCATAAAGActatagagtagttggccggttctcgaaggaagACGAACCAGGTCAGTCACCGATTTACtttagtttagccggcag TTTGACTCCTGTTACGATGCTGCCACGACCCGATCCTAGAATGGCAGCAGTGCTAAGGGCATTCGAAGCCCTAGGCAATGCCCCGGAACAGACCCCGGAGGAACCTGAAAGATATAGGGTGACGCAATGCTTGGAGCAGTTCACCAAGCTTAAACCACCCCAGTTCAACGGAATTGGTGAAGCCTGCGAGGCCGAAAACTGGTTGAGGCAAATCTTGAAGATCTTGGATATCTTACGGACACCGGAGCAGTACCGTGTGTCCCTAGTTGTACACCAGCTTGTCGGGGAGGCTGACAACTGGTGGGATACCGTCTGTAGCCTAAGGACTATCGCTGACCTAACTTGGGCAGAGTTCGAGAAACTCTTCCTGGAGCGGTTCTTTCCACCTGTCCTGAAGGCACAAAAGATCAGTGAGTTCTTTGCTTTGACCCAAGGAAACAAGACCACTCACGAATATGTTGTGGCCTTCACACGACTACTTAAGTACGTGCCAACAATCGCAAACGATGATCAGATGAAGAAACAGAGGTTCATGGCGGGACACCGAGACTCGATTTGA